Proteins co-encoded in one Euleptes europaea isolate rEulEur1 chromosome 1, rEulEur1.hap1, whole genome shotgun sequence genomic window:
- the PDE1B gene encoding dual specificity calcium/calmodulin-dependent 3',5'-cyclic nucleotide phosphodiesterase 1B, whose amino-acid sequence MDAPQLDLLESPEGCPSPLELRSAPSKKMWVKLRALLRYMVKQLETGEVDIVELKKNLEYTASLLEAVYIDETRQILDTEDELQEIKSDAVPSEVRDWLASTFTQQTRAKGRRSEEKPKFRSIVHAVQAGIFVERMFRRTYTAVGPNYSLSVINCLKTLDLWCFDVFALNRVSEDHALRTIVFELLTRHNLNSRFKIPTVYLMTLLDALEAGYGKYKNPYHNQIHAADVTQTVHCFLLRTGMVHCLTEIEILAIIFAAAIHDYEHTGTTNSFHIQTKSDTAILYNDRSVLENHHISAVFRMMQDDEMNVLVNLNKDEFMELRSLVIEMVLATDMSCHFQQVKSVKTSLQQLER is encoded by the exons GCTGCGGTACATGGTGAAACAGCTGGAGACGGGAGAAGTGGACAttgtggaactgaagaagaacttgGAATATACCGCTTCGTTGCTTGAAGCTGTCTACATCGATGAGACCAG GCAGATTCTGGACACGGAAGATGAGCTCCAGGAGATCAAGTCAGATGCAGTGCCCTCTGAGGTGCGGGACTGGCTGGCCTCCACTTTCACCCAGCAGACGCGCGCTAAGGGACGCCGCTCGGAGGAGAAGCCCAAGTTCCGCAGCATTGTCCACGCGGTGCAAGCTGGCATCTTTGTGGAAAG GATGTTCCGCCGGACGTACACCGCTGTGGGGCCCAACTATTCCCTATCGGTCATCAACTGCCTGAAG ACTCTTGACCTCTGGTGTTTTGACGTGTTTGCGCTGAATAGGGTGAGCGAGGACCACGCTTTGCGAACAATCGTCTTCGAACTGCTCACCCGCCACAACCTGAACAGCCGCTTCAAG ATTCCCACCGTGTACCTCATGACCTTACTAGATGCGCTGGAGGCCGGCTATGGGAAGTACAAGAACCCTTACCACAACCAGATCCACGCCGCTGACGTCACCCAGACCGTACACTGCTTCTTGCTTCGTACTGGCATGGTG CACTGCCTGACAGAGATTGAGATCCTGGCCATCATCTTTGCAGCTGCAATCCATGACTATGAGCACACGGGTACCACCAATAGCTTCCACATCCAAACCAA GTCCGATACGGCCATTTTGTACAATGACCGCTCTGTGCTGGAGAATCACCATATCAGCGCCGTCTTCCGCATGATGCAGGACGATGAGATGAACGTCCTCGTCAACCTGAACAAGGATGAGTTCAT GGAACTCCGGTCGCTCGTGATCGAAATGGTCCTGGCGACGGACATGTCCTGCCACTTCCAGCAGGTCAAGTCTGTGAAAACCTCCCTGCAGCAGCTTGAGCGGTAA